In Microbacterium maritypicum, the following are encoded in one genomic region:
- a CDS encoding nitroreductase family protein — MELLDAIRRRKTTNGLFLPDPVSEEHQRILLEAAGRAPSQLNSQPWRFVVIESRDTIEQIARISGESMTEAMSNGTFFERYKPYFRFSQAEMEEKRSGMLFDKLPAALRPFTSQVFTKRGQTLMNTFGVPKTLGSENRKLVAGSPLLIGVMLDRSEYRPGQLSSFYSVFSMGAAMENIWLTTVELGMGIQFISFPMEVPGRWDEIVELLRVPDDLELMAVYRLGYLPPEQRRPAIDWSSSQRKLVSQYVFRENGDTPQEGWDDGPTTGPVTPGPSAAGD, encoded by the coding sequence ATGGAACTGCTCGACGCCATCCGCCGCCGCAAGACCACGAACGGGCTGTTCCTGCCCGACCCGGTCTCGGAGGAGCATCAGCGCATCCTCCTCGAAGCCGCGGGCCGCGCGCCCTCGCAGCTGAACAGTCAGCCGTGGCGGTTCGTCGTGATCGAGAGCCGCGACACGATCGAGCAGATCGCCCGCATCTCCGGAGAGAGCATGACCGAGGCGATGTCGAACGGCACGTTCTTCGAGCGCTACAAGCCGTACTTCCGCTTCAGCCAGGCCGAGATGGAAGAGAAGCGCAGCGGGATGCTGTTCGACAAGCTGCCCGCCGCCCTCCGCCCGTTCACGAGCCAGGTGTTCACCAAGCGCGGCCAGACGCTCATGAACACGTTCGGGGTGCCCAAGACCCTCGGCTCCGAGAACCGCAAGCTCGTCGCGGGGTCGCCGCTGCTGATCGGCGTCATGCTCGATCGCAGCGAGTACCGCCCGGGGCAGCTGTCGTCGTTCTACTCGGTGTTCAGCATGGGCGCGGCGATGGAGAACATCTGGCTCACGACGGTCGAGCTCGGCATGGGCATCCAGTTCATCTCCTTCCCGATGGAGGTTCCGGGGCGCTGGGACGAGATCGTCGAGCTGCTGCGCGTGCCCGACGACCTCGAGCTCATGGCCGTCTACCGGCTGGGCTACCTGCCGCCCGAGCAGCGCCGACCCGCGATCGACTGGTCGAGCAGCCAGCGCAAGCTCGTGTCGCAGTACGTGTTCCGCGAGAACGGAGACACGCCTCAGGAGGGGTGGGACGACGGCCCGACGACCGGCCCGGTCACTCCCGGCCCGAGCGCGGCAGGCGACTGA
- a CDS encoding MFS transporter: MSTEEVVAATAPQQLTSKASKTERRNLRALSWGHALEWYDWAIFGLLSVYLGAAFFPSDSPLASTLNALAVFAVGFVARPLGGVVFGFVADRYGRRKIMIFAVGAVALGSFIIGILPDFQTIGVLAPIIVVAARLLQGLSAGVEAPLGTAYALELVPNRPGYVAGFFAFFNNLGNLLAPLSIFFISLLLGPEALAAYGWRIPFLVGGAFGLIVLWLRRTLPETLDTAAIRTVGAIPTKNNSVWRDVRKYWLSVLATVFIVGAIQAYNYTWIAGLPNLANGTFGEDPTAVFAITTGMGIFLTLGAYGLSRILDRFPMSRWFVVARLLAIPTIFLALLYSQPGVGTLAGVMFGGAIVLLLNMTIFVVVSNSLLPQHIRGTGLGLGYGLGVAIFGGTASYLLLWLQSQGMMWVFPIYIATLCAISVVLYLLAKSRNGLFVGK, from the coding sequence ATGAGCACTGAAGAAGTAGTGGCAGCCACGGCGCCGCAGCAGCTGACGAGCAAGGCCAGCAAGACAGAGCGCCGCAACCTCCGGGCGCTGAGCTGGGGCCACGCGCTCGAGTGGTACGACTGGGCGATCTTCGGGCTCCTGTCGGTCTACCTCGGTGCGGCGTTCTTCCCCTCCGACAGCCCGCTCGCCTCGACCCTGAACGCGCTCGCGGTCTTCGCGGTCGGCTTCGTCGCCCGCCCCCTCGGCGGTGTCGTCTTCGGTTTCGTCGCCGATCGGTACGGGCGCCGGAAGATCATGATCTTCGCCGTCGGAGCCGTCGCCCTGGGCAGCTTCATCATCGGCATCCTCCCCGACTTCCAGACCATCGGCGTTCTCGCGCCGATCATCGTCGTCGCCGCACGCCTCCTCCAGGGCCTCTCCGCCGGTGTCGAGGCGCCGCTCGGAACGGCATACGCGCTCGAGCTGGTGCCCAATCGTCCCGGTTACGTCGCCGGGTTCTTCGCCTTCTTCAACAACCTGGGCAACCTGCTCGCACCGCTGTCGATCTTCTTCATCAGCCTGCTGCTGGGACCGGAAGCCCTGGCGGCCTACGGATGGCGCATCCCATTCCTCGTGGGTGGAGCGTTCGGTCTCATCGTGCTGTGGCTGCGCCGCACGCTGCCGGAGACGCTCGACACCGCGGCCATCCGCACGGTCGGCGCGATCCCCACGAAGAACAACTCCGTGTGGCGCGATGTGCGCAAGTACTGGCTGAGCGTGCTCGCCACGGTGTTCATCGTGGGCGCCATCCAGGCGTACAACTACACCTGGATCGCCGGTCTGCCGAACCTCGCGAACGGCACGTTCGGAGAGGACCCCACCGCAGTGTTCGCCATCACGACCGGCATGGGCATCTTCCTGACGCTCGGCGCCTACGGTCTGAGCCGCATCCTCGACCGGTTCCCGATGTCCCGGTGGTTCGTCGTCGCCCGTCTGCTGGCGATCCCGACCATCTTCCTGGCGCTGCTGTACTCGCAGCCCGGGGTCGGAACGCTCGCCGGAGTGATGTTCGGTGGCGCCATCGTGCTGCTGCTCAACATGACCATCTTCGTCGTCGTGTCCAACTCGCTCCTGCCGCAGCACATCCGCGGCACCGGTCTCGGACTCGGGTACGGTCTCGGCGTGGCCATCTTCGGCGGCACGGCCTCGTACCTGCTGCTGTGGCTGCAGAGCCAGGGGATGATGTGGGTCTTCCCGATCTACATCGCCACCCTGTGTGCGATCAGCGTCGTGCTCTACCTCCTCGCCAAGAGCCGCAACGGCCTCTTCGTGGGCAAGTGA
- a CDS encoding nucleoside hydrolase, which produces MERLIIDTDPGIDDAGALFWALASDAFHIEALTTVFGNVDVDTATANARKIAALAGRPDLPIWKGASRPLVGEPNFAEHIHRPGGVGYWEYPDPDPDADVASDAVRRMIETVMAAPGEVTIMALAPLTNVALAIKLEPEFARSVRRIIYMGGAALTWGNVTPVASANIYNDPEAAEIVIQSGAPLTQVGLDVSRSFSLSPDHIRTLWESRSPMGVALCEMIGYPDRQDDRDEMPEWKTEGMHLNDVPCVAYALNPEWFTVRRLRVDVELNGTHTRGQTVVQMIDRWQGVPNVDVLFDIDAQAVADALTASVTAFGTAVD; this is translated from the coding sequence ATGGAACGACTGATCATTGACACCGACCCCGGGATCGACGACGCCGGAGCGCTGTTCTGGGCGCTCGCCTCGGACGCCTTCCACATCGAGGCGCTGACCACGGTGTTCGGCAACGTCGATGTCGACACCGCCACGGCGAACGCCCGCAAGATCGCGGCGCTCGCCGGTCGTCCCGACCTGCCCATCTGGAAGGGCGCGAGTCGGCCGCTGGTCGGTGAACCGAACTTCGCGGAGCACATCCACCGCCCCGGTGGCGTGGGCTACTGGGAGTACCCGGACCCGGATCCCGATGCCGACGTCGCGTCCGATGCCGTGCGTCGGATGATCGAGACGGTCATGGCGGCGCCGGGCGAGGTGACCATCATGGCGCTCGCTCCGCTGACGAACGTCGCGCTGGCGATCAAGCTGGAGCCGGAGTTCGCGCGCTCGGTGCGCCGCATCATCTACATGGGTGGGGCGGCCCTCACCTGGGGGAACGTGACGCCGGTCGCGAGTGCGAACATCTACAACGATCCCGAGGCGGCCGAGATCGTCATCCAGTCCGGTGCTCCGCTCACGCAGGTCGGTCTGGATGTGTCCCGCAGCTTCTCGCTCTCGCCCGATCACATCCGCACCCTCTGGGAGTCGCGCTCGCCGATGGGTGTGGCGCTCTGCGAGATGATCGGCTACCCCGATCGCCAGGACGACCGCGATGAGATGCCGGAGTGGAAGACCGAGGGCATGCACCTCAACGACGTTCCCTGTGTCGCCTATGCGCTCAACCCCGAGTGGTTCACCGTGCGGCGGCTGCGCGTGGACGTGGAGCTGAACGGCACGCACACCCGCGGTCAGACGGTCGTGCAGATGATCGACCGGTGGCAGGGAGTGCCCAACGTCGACGTGCTCTTCGACATCGACGCGCAGGCGGTCGCCGACGCGCTGACGGCCTCGGTGACCGCGTTCGGCACCGCCGTCGACTGA
- a CDS encoding MerR family transcriptional regulator, which translates to MERDDWSIQEIARLAGTTSRTLRHYDDIGLLPPSRIAPNGYRHYDGQALVRLQRILLLRELGLGLPQIAEVLERERGEASALETHLALLREEQARLARQIASVESTITALRGGENLMAENMFDGFDHTQYKEEVEDRWGKKAYADSDRWWRGMTDAERADWQQRVSDLGRDWIDAAESGIDPASAEAQDVARRHVEWLTGIPGTPAAVPGGDVKAYVIGLGEMYVADPRFGANYATSSGGIHGAEFVRDALRVYAEANL; encoded by the coding sequence ATGGAACGGGACGACTGGTCCATCCAGGAGATCGCGCGGCTGGCGGGCACCACGAGTCGCACGCTGCGGCACTACGACGACATCGGACTGCTGCCGCCATCGCGCATCGCGCCTAACGGCTACCGCCACTACGACGGGCAGGCGCTCGTGCGGCTGCAGCGCATCCTCCTGCTGCGAGAGCTCGGACTCGGGCTGCCGCAGATCGCGGAGGTGCTCGAACGCGAGCGCGGCGAGGCATCCGCCCTCGAGACCCATCTCGCGCTGCTGCGCGAGGAGCAGGCCCGGCTGGCGCGGCAGATCGCGTCGGTCGAATCGACCATCACCGCATTGAGAGGAGGTGAGAACCTCATGGCAGAGAACATGTTCGACGGCTTCGACCACACCCAGTACAAGGAGGAGGTCGAGGATCGTTGGGGCAAGAAGGCCTACGCCGACAGCGACCGCTGGTGGCGGGGGATGACGGATGCCGAGCGCGCCGACTGGCAGCAGCGCGTGTCCGACCTCGGACGCGACTGGATCGACGCGGCGGAGAGCGGCATCGACCCGGCATCCGCCGAGGCTCAGGATGTCGCGCGACGCCACGTGGAGTGGCTCACGGGCATCCCGGGTACGCCCGCCGCCGTCCCCGGCGGCGACGTCAAGGCGTACGTGATCGGGCTCGGCGAGATGTATGTCGCGGATCCGCGCTTCGGCGCGAACTACGCGACGTCGTCCGGCGGCATCCACGGCGCGGAGTTCGTCCGCGACGCGCTCCGCGTGTATGCGGAGGCGAACCTGTAG